A window of Pedobacter lusitanus contains these coding sequences:
- the thrA gene encoding bifunctional aspartate kinase/homoserine dehydrogenase I, whose product MNILKFGGTSVGSASGIRTLISILREREQGEYPVVVLSAMSGVTNLLQTMAEKAKVAEEYAAELKEIEEKHFGVIKALLPASAQNPVFTRLKIYFNELEDILQSVYHLKELSPQTRDLILSFGERCSAFMISHIARQDFPDALCVDGAELIKTDSNFGQAKVNTPLTESLIQDFYEDNRDKLLFVTGFIASNAEGRTTTLGRGGSDFTAAIWGSALNVNEIEIWTDVDGMLTADPRMVEKAFSLPELSYTEAMELSYFGAKVIYPPTMTPAFLKKIPIVIKNTFNKDFKGTYIRHGVDTSALPIKGISSIDEISILNLSGSGMVGKAGFSGRLFSLLSREQINVVLITQSSSEHSITFAVKPADALSALAIISKEFELELQAKKLEYPQVENGLAVLAIVGENMKHTPGMSGKLFHALGRNGVNVRAIAQGSSEYNISVILSKTDLSKAVNAVHDAFFEDLKKTLHVFCLGTGNIGKTLFRQLLVQSPLLAKNNDLEVKVMGISNSRQMYVSKTAMNLADWENELNTNAEKADLALFVKQMKAMNLPNCVFVDNTASASPVDFYQEILESSISLVTCNKIGNSAEYAQYDAFKTAARKYGVDFHYETNVGAGLPIIRTLKDLMLSGDNIFSIEAILSGTISFIFNNFKDDVLFHEIVKEAQDKGYTEPDPRDDLNGKDFMRKMLILARDAGYPLEEADVALESMLPPACMAADSVADFYQELKNNAAYFEDLKTRAAAEHKVLRYIGKLENGKVTINLQMVDDTHPFYMLSGSDNIISFTTDRYKARPLVVKGPGAGAEVTAAGVFADIINVGKK is encoded by the coding sequence ATGAACATTCTAAAATTCGGCGGTACTTCAGTAGGTTCAGCATCAGGTATCCGAACCCTGATCAGTATTCTCAGAGAAAGGGAACAGGGTGAATACCCGGTAGTTGTACTTTCAGCAATGAGCGGAGTAACCAATCTGCTTCAGACCATGGCAGAAAAAGCAAAGGTAGCAGAAGAATATGCTGCAGAGCTAAAGGAAATTGAAGAAAAGCACTTCGGGGTTATTAAAGCCCTGCTTCCTGCTTCTGCCCAAAATCCTGTATTTACCAGGTTGAAAATATACTTCAATGAACTGGAGGATATCCTGCAATCTGTCTATCATCTAAAAGAATTAAGTCCTCAGACCAGAGATTTAATCCTGAGTTTTGGAGAACGCTGTTCTGCTTTTATGATTAGTCATATTGCCAGACAGGATTTTCCAGATGCATTGTGTGTAGATGGAGCTGAACTGATTAAGACTGACAGTAATTTTGGACAGGCAAAAGTAAATACACCATTGACAGAAAGCCTTATTCAGGATTTCTATGAAGATAATAGAGATAAACTATTATTTGTTACCGGATTTATAGCCAGCAATGCCGAAGGTAGAACCACAACTTTGGGACGCGGTGGCAGCGATTTTACAGCTGCAATCTGGGGTTCTGCATTGAATGTAAATGAGATTGAAATATGGACTGATGTAGACGGAATGTTAACTGCCGATCCCAGGATGGTAGAAAAAGCATTTTCGTTACCTGAGCTGAGTTATACTGAAGCAATGGAGCTGTCTTACTTTGGGGCAAAAGTTATCTATCCCCCAACCATGACTCCGGCATTTCTAAAGAAGATTCCTATTGTGATTAAGAATACCTTCAATAAAGATTTTAAAGGGACTTATATCCGTCATGGGGTAGATACTTCAGCATTACCTATTAAAGGGATTTCATCTATTGATGAAATCAGTATTCTGAATCTGTCCGGAAGCGGGATGGTTGGAAAAGCTGGTTTTAGCGGCAGGTTATTTTCTCTTTTGTCAAGAGAACAGATTAATGTAGTATTGATTACCCAGTCATCTTCAGAACACAGTATCACGTTCGCTGTAAAACCTGCAGATGCTTTAAGCGCACTGGCGATTATCAGTAAAGAATTTGAGCTGGAATTACAGGCTAAAAAGCTGGAGTATCCACAAGTGGAGAATGGATTGGCCGTACTGGCCATTGTAGGCGAAAATATGAAACATACCCCAGGCATGTCCGGTAAATTATTTCATGCCCTGGGTAGAAACGGAGTTAATGTGCGGGCAATTGCACAAGGATCTTCAGAATATAATATATCAGTTATTTTATCAAAAACTGATCTTTCAAAAGCAGTAAATGCCGTACATGATGCTTTCTTTGAGGATCTGAAAAAAACACTCCATGTGTTTTGTCTGGGTACAGGGAATATTGGTAAAACATTGTTCCGTCAGTTACTGGTTCAAAGTCCGCTTCTGGCTAAAAATAATGATCTCGAAGTTAAAGTGATGGGAATCAGTAATTCACGTCAGATGTATGTGAGTAAGACAGCAATGAATCTTGCTGACTGGGAAAATGAATTAAATACCAATGCCGAAAAAGCAGATCTGGCCTTATTTGTAAAGCAGATGAAAGCAATGAACCTGCCTAACTGTGTATTTGTAGATAATACTGCAAGTGCCAGCCCGGTAGACTTTTATCAGGAGATCCTGGAGTCCAGTATTTCGCTGGTTACCTGTAATAAAATCGGGAATTCTGCAGAATATGCGCAGTATGATGCTTTTAAAACAGCAGCTCGTAAATATGGAGTAGATTTTCATTATGAGACAAATGTAGGAGCAGGGCTTCCGATTATCCGTACACTTAAAGATTTGATGCTGAGTGGTGATAATATCTTTAGTATCGAAGCTATTCTGTCAGGCACGATCTCTTTTATCTTTAATAATTTTAAAGACGATGTCCTTTTTCATGAGATTGTAAAAGAAGCTCAGGATAAAGGTTATACAGAGCCGGACCCCCGTGATGATCTGAATGGAAAAGATTTTATGCGTAAAATGCTGATTCTTGCCAGAGATGCTGGTTATCCACTGGAAGAAGCAGATGTAGCTCTGGAAAGTATGCTGCCGCCAGCTTGTATGGCCGCTGACAGTGTAGCCGATTTCTATCAGGAGCTTAAAAATAATGCAGCTTATTTTGAGGACTTAAAAACCCGGGCAGCTGCTGAGCATAAGGTATTGAGATATATCGGGAAACTGGAAAATGGAAAAGTAACTATCAATCTGCAAATGGTAGATGATACACATCCTTTTTATATGCTTTCGGGCAGCGACAATATTATTTCCTTTACTACAGACAGGTATAAAGCGCGTCCTCTGGTAGTTAAAGGGCCTGGCGCGGGTGCCGAAGTAACCGCTGCGGGCGTATTTGCAGATATTATAAACGTGGGTAAAAAATGA
- a CDS encoding META domain-containing protein yields the protein MRRTILMVLTVMGTLTSCNALKNTVEASSDLSKLGGTWELSYISGPRIAFNGLYPGRKPTMVFDLTDKKVNGNSSCNSFSGKLNADDTSINFNQPMAVTKMACPGEGEAVFFETLKKVNKYTIKGDTILNFMMGDIAIMRFKKIK from the coding sequence ATGAGAAGGACGATATTGATGGTACTTACGGTTATGGGCACTTTAACGTCCTGTAATGCCTTAAAGAATACAGTAGAAGCAAGTTCAGACTTATCTAAACTTGGAGGAACCTGGGAACTGAGTTATATCTCAGGACCGAGAATCGCTTTTAATGGTTTGTATCCAGGCAGGAAACCTACAATGGTTTTTGATCTTACAGATAAAAAAGTAAATGGCAATAGCAGTTGTAATTCTTTTTCCGGAAAACTAAATGCTGACGATACGTCTATTAACTTTAATCAGCCTATGGCAGTTACAAAAATGGCCTGTCCTGGTGAAGGAGAAGCCGTTTTTTTTGAAACACTGAAAAAAGTGAATAAATACACGATTAAGGGAGATACCATTTTGAATTTTATGATGGGCGATATTGCCATTATGCGATTCAAAAAAATTAAATAA
- the dtd gene encoding D-aminoacyl-tRNA deacylase — MRAVIQRVTSASCQVDNNITGAIENGLLVLLGIEDADEQEDVEWLAAKIFNIRIFSDENGLMNKSLADIGGNILLISQFTLFAATKKGNRPGFTRAARPDKAIPLYQDMIKQLTMLLNKPVQTGIFGADMKISLINDGPVTILIDTKNKE, encoded by the coding sequence ATGAGAGCAGTTATACAAAGAGTAACATCGGCCAGCTGCCAGGTCGATAACAACATAACTGGTGCTATTGAAAATGGATTACTGGTTTTACTGGGTATTGAAGATGCTGATGAACAGGAAGATGTTGAATGGCTGGCTGCCAAAATATTCAACATCAGAATTTTCAGTGATGAAAATGGCTTAATGAATAAATCTCTTGCGGATATTGGCGGCAATATTTTACTGATCAGCCAGTTTACGCTGTTTGCTGCAACAAAAAAAGGAAACAGACCTGGCTTTACCAGGGCGGCAAGACCAGATAAAGCAATTCCACTATACCAGGATATGATTAAACAATTGACTATGTTGCTGAATAAACCTGTACAAACAGGGATTTTTGGAGCTGACATGAAGATCAGTTTAATTAACGACGGACCGGTTACGATATTAATAGATACTAAAAATAAAGAATAA
- the metF gene encoding methylenetetrahydrofolate reductase [NAD(P)H], translating into MKITNHIDNARGKTLFSFELLPPVKGKSITDIYDAIDPLMEFNPPFIDVTYHREDYIYKQHDNGLLEKVSYRKRPGTVAICAAIMNKYKVDAVPHLICGGFTKEETENALIDLQFLGIDNVLVLRGDARHADSTFIPTPGGHAYATDLLGQVNDMNNGKYLFEDHSAFQTDFCIGVAGYPEKHFEAPNLKTDFKYLKQKVDMGAEFIVTQMFFDNAKYCDFVAQCRANGINVPIIPGLKPITSSKQLISLPKIFHIDLPEDLTEAVQECKNEKDVKEVGIEWMIQQCKELIKFGAPVLHFYTMSNPEPTKRIARAVF; encoded by the coding sequence ATGAAGATCACCAACCACATAGACAACGCCAGAGGTAAAACCCTGTTCTCTTTTGAACTTCTGCCACCGGTTAAAGGAAAAAGCATTACTGATATTTATGACGCAATAGATCCCTTAATGGAGTTTAATCCTCCTTTTATTGATGTGACTTACCATAGAGAAGACTATATCTATAAACAGCATGACAATGGTCTGCTGGAAAAAGTCTCTTATCGTAAACGCCCGGGAACTGTAGCGATCTGTGCTGCTATCATGAACAAATATAAAGTAGATGCTGTTCCTCATTTGATTTGCGGAGGTTTTACCAAAGAGGAGACCGAAAATGCACTGATAGATCTTCAGTTTTTAGGTATCGACAATGTGCTTGTTTTACGGGGAGATGCAAGACATGCTGATTCAACCTTTATTCCTACTCCCGGCGGACATGCTTATGCAACCGATCTGTTAGGCCAGGTCAATGACATGAATAACGGGAAGTATTTATTTGAAGATCACTCGGCCTTCCAGACAGACTTCTGTATTGGTGTTGCGGGTTATCCGGAGAAACATTTTGAAGCGCCGAATCTTAAAACCGACTTTAAATACTTAAAGCAAAAAGTAGATATGGGTGCAGAATTTATCGTGACTCAGATGTTCTTCGACAATGCCAAATACTGTGATTTTGTTGCCCAATGCAGAGCAAATGGGATAAATGTCCCCATAATTCCCGGACTCAAACCGATCACTTCTTCAAAACAATTAATCAGTTTGCCAAAAATATTTCACATTGATTTACCCGAAGATCTGACAGAAGCAGTACAGGAATGTAAAAATGAAAAGGATGTAAAAGAGGTTGGAATAGAATGGATGATACAGCAGTGCAAAGAGTTAATAAAATTCGGAGCTCCGGTACTTCATTTTTACACGATGAGTAATCCGGAACCTACCAAAAGAATTGCCCGCGCAGTTTTCTAA
- a CDS encoding nucleotide pyrophosphohydrolase, with amino-acid sequence MTIQEAQDTVDQWINTTGVRYFSELTNTAILMEEVGEVARIMSRKYGEQSFKKSDEAVDLGDEMADVLFVLICLANQTGINLTEAMEKNLIKKSIRDADRHKNNEKLK; translated from the coding sequence ATGACTATACAGGAAGCACAGGACACGGTTGACCAATGGATAAATACAACCGGAGTCCGTTATTTCAGTGAATTAACAAATACGGCGATTTTAATGGAAGAAGTTGGCGAGGTAGCCCGTATTATGTCCCGCAAATACGGAGAACAATCTTTCAAAAAAAGTGACGAAGCTGTAGATCTTGGTGATGAAATGGCTGATGTATTATTTGTTTTAATCTGCCTGGCCAACCAGACTGGTATCAACCTTACTGAAGCTATGGAGAAAAACCTGATTAAAAAGAGTATCAGAGATGCCGACAGACATAAAAATAATGAAAAGCTAAAATAG
- the rsgA gene encoding ribosome small subunit-dependent GTPase A — MQGLVIKSTGSWYLVHGEDGHDYQCRIKGKFRIKGIQTTNPIAVGDQVDFEMEPNSENGVIYNLHPRKNYIIRKSINLSKQAQIIAANIDEAFLVVTLASPRTSLGFIDRFLVTAEAYSIPAVLIFNKLDLYNEDGLEVLAEYKNIYERLGYPCYEVSAIEGTNMPMIENLLKDKTTLFSGHSGVGKSSLINVLLPGRSIKTGEISEASDKGQHTTTFAEMHTLPFGGYLIDSPGIRELGIYDIKPEELGHYFREIRDLMHSCKFHNCRHINEPSCAVLEAVKTGEIESSRYESYLSIYHGNETRA, encoded by the coding sequence ATGCAGGGACTAGTAATAAAATCAACAGGTAGCTGGTATTTGGTTCATGGAGAAGATGGCCATGATTATCAATGCAGGATTAAAGGGAAATTCCGGATCAAAGGAATTCAAACCACCAATCCTATTGCAGTTGGAGATCAGGTAGACTTCGAAATGGAGCCTAATTCTGAGAATGGAGTTATTTATAATCTTCATCCAAGGAAGAATTATATTATCAGAAAATCAATCAACTTATCAAAACAGGCGCAGATCATCGCAGCCAATATTGATGAAGCTTTTCTGGTAGTAACACTCGCTTCGCCACGTACTTCATTAGGTTTTATAGACCGTTTTTTAGTGACTGCAGAAGCTTATAGTATCCCAGCGGTACTGATATTCAATAAACTGGACTTATACAATGAAGACGGACTTGAAGTACTGGCAGAGTATAAAAACATTTATGAACGTCTGGGCTATCCATGTTATGAAGTTTCCGCGATTGAAGGGACCAACATGCCGATGATTGAAAACCTGTTAAAAGATAAAACAACACTATTTTCAGGTCATTCGGGGGTAGGAAAATCCAGCCTGATCAACGTGCTTTTACCAGGCCGGAGTATTAAAACCGGAGAAATATCTGAAGCCAGTGATAAAGGCCAGCATACCACCACATTTGCTGAAATGCATACACTACCTTTTGGGGGCTACCTGATAGATAGTCCGGGAATCAGAGAATTGGGCATTTATGATATCAAACCGGAAGAGCTGGGACACTATTTCAGAGAAATACGTGACCTGATGCATAGCTGCAAATTTCATAACTGCCGTCATATTAATGAGCCTAGCTGTGCAGTTCTCGAAGCTGTTAAAACAGGAGAAATAGAAAGCAGCCGTTACGAAAGTTATCTGAGTATATATCACGGCAATGAAACTAGAGCTTAA
- a CDS encoding S41 family peptidase, protein MKRNTSFFHQTGLLVLISITTTANLFARPTSRQVRNIEAFTRLYGYVQYFHPSDEAPQDWALVAIYGHRKMLTIKDDDELLSELKNIFHPIAPAVKVFFNSEPEYFSLRELTPGNPEYYQTITWQHLGFGLPMYNNIYKSVRTNRSSEKKVHPGDDIFKKQAVVGEFLQKQITSGISCIVPYALYTTREGTYPKADTVSTKRLTAAINNGLPKDLSGNLKISGDSLVVRLADITIAWNILKHSFPYWEDASKPAGDILTDAIQRAFTDQTTGDFLNTLKLMCAPLNDGHLFIELSDGSDHTNDASAPLILTKAEGKIVVKEVLDTNLVKEISKGDIIDSIDYQSSHNALLSREGLLSGSAQWKEYKGLTTLLNGPGQTTINLVLSSKRGRKSLNISRSIKGTGYRNGSFKTKPVPAGWIEPHIYYINLSEDSISDIQYKVALTSARAIIFDLRGYPLNDNAFNVISHLLKKSVKTNTFFTPEIIYPDFEKITYQSNAEQINPLLPHLNAKIYFLTDASAQSASETLLSSIKDFKLATIIGQPTSGTNGNINMIYLPGRYQIGYTGLLTKNNDGSKHHLAGIIPDVIVNPTCNGIGMGKDEILEQALRMAR, encoded by the coding sequence ATGAAAAGAAACACCAGCTTTTTCCATCAAACTGGGCTGTTAGTGCTGATCAGCATAACCACTACAGCAAATCTATTTGCCCGGCCAACCAGTCGTCAGGTAAGAAACATTGAAGCTTTTACAAGGTTATATGGATATGTACAGTATTTTCATCCCAGTGATGAAGCACCACAGGACTGGGCACTGGTTGCAATTTATGGTCACAGGAAAATGCTGACTATAAAAGATGATGATGAATTACTAAGTGAATTAAAAAATATATTTCACCCTATTGCACCTGCTGTTAAAGTATTCTTTAACAGCGAACCGGAATATTTTTCGCTCCGGGAACTTACCCCGGGAAATCCGGAATACTATCAAACCATAACCTGGCAGCATCTTGGATTCGGACTGCCAATGTATAATAACATCTATAAAAGCGTCCGTACAAACAGAAGTTCAGAAAAAAAAGTCCATCCGGGTGATGATATATTCAAAAAACAGGCTGTAGTTGGCGAGTTTCTCCAAAAACAAATTACTTCCGGAATTTCCTGTATTGTACCTTATGCTTTATACACAACCAGAGAAGGTACTTACCCTAAAGCGGACACGGTATCAACCAAACGGCTAACCGCAGCTATAAATAATGGTTTACCCAAAGATTTAAGCGGGAATCTAAAAATAAGCGGGGACAGCCTGGTCGTCAGACTGGCGGATATTACCATTGCCTGGAATATCTTAAAACATTCTTTTCCCTACTGGGAAGATGCTTCAAAACCTGCAGGGGATATTTTAACAGATGCTATTCAGCGTGCTTTTACAGATCAAACTACCGGCGATTTTTTAAATACACTGAAGTTAATGTGCGCCCCTTTAAATGATGGTCATCTATTTATTGAACTATCTGATGGAAGTGATCATACAAATGATGCTTCTGCTCCGTTGATTCTTACTAAAGCTGAAGGCAAAATTGTTGTAAAAGAAGTCCTGGATACCAATCTGGTCAAAGAGATATCAAAAGGTGATATTATAGATTCCATAGATTACCAGTCATCCCACAACGCACTACTATCCAGGGAAGGACTTTTATCAGGATCTGCACAATGGAAAGAATATAAAGGATTAACTACTTTATTGAATGGGCCCGGACAGACAACTATCAATTTAGTACTTAGTAGCAAAAGAGGCAGAAAATCCTTGAACATCTCCAGAAGTATTAAAGGAACCGGATATAGAAACGGCTCATTTAAAACCAAACCGGTACCTGCGGGCTGGATAGAACCGCATATATATTACATCAATTTATCAGAGGATTCTATCAGTGATATTCAATATAAAGTTGCACTGACCAGTGCCAGGGCTATTATATTTGATCTGAGGGGCTATCCTTTGAATGATAATGCTTTTAATGTGATCTCTCATTTACTGAAGAAATCAGTGAAAACAAATACTTTCTTTACTCCGGAAATTATCTATCCCGATTTTGAGAAGATCACTTATCAATCAAACGCTGAACAAATAAATCCTCTCTTACCACATTTAAATGCAAAGATCTACTTCCTCACCGATGCCAGTGCACAAAGTGCATCAGAAACACTGCTCAGTTCGATAAAAGATTTCAAACTCGCAACCATTATCGGACAACCAACTTCCGGAACAAATGGAAATATCAATATGATTTATCTGCCGGGGCGCTATCAGATAGGTTATACGGGACTGCTAACAAAAAATAATGACGGGAGTAAACACCATCTGGCTGGTATTATTCCTGATGTTATCGTTAACCCTACATGTAATGGTATCGGTATGGGAAAAGATGAAATTCTGGAGCAGGCTCTAAGAATGGCCAGATAG
- a CDS encoding homoserine kinase, with protein sequence MKNTVKVFAPATVANVVCGFDVLGFAVNAPGDEVIMRVTDKPGVIISKITGDDGRLPLNPAKNTVSASVQDYLKHIGRTDIGIDIELHKKMPIGSGLGSSSASTVAGLFAINTLFDNQLTNQELVPFAMKGEELACGYGHADNVAPALMGGFVLVRSYEPLDVISLPFPQDMCAAIVYPEVDVPTKDARQMIRSKVLLKDAVKQWGNVAGLVTGLFTSDYDLIGRSMVDVLVEPTRSILIPDFYKMRSIAMEMGAVSFGISGSGPSVFALTKDQDTAHLITRALQKQLESIQINSLSFVSPVNKKGPVVLD encoded by the coding sequence ATGAAGAATACAGTAAAGGTTTTTGCTCCGGCAACAGTAGCAAATGTAGTTTGCGGATTTGATGTTTTAGGTTTTGCTGTAAATGCACCCGGTGATGAAGTGATCATGCGGGTTACAGATAAACCAGGGGTGATCATTTCAAAAATCACGGGTGATGATGGCAGACTGCCTCTTAACCCGGCTAAAAATACAGTAAGTGCCAGCGTGCAGGATTACCTGAAACATATTGGCCGTACCGATATTGGAATTGATATTGAATTGCATAAAAAGATGCCTATCGGGAGTGGTTTAGGTTCAAGTTCGGCAAGTACAGTGGCAGGTTTGTTCGCTATAAATACATTGTTTGATAATCAGCTGACTAATCAGGAACTCGTTCCTTTCGCAATGAAAGGCGAGGAGCTGGCATGTGGTTACGGCCATGCAGATAATGTTGCACCTGCTTTAATGGGCGGTTTTGTACTGGTAAGAAGTTATGAACCTCTTGATGTAATCAGTCTGCCTTTTCCGCAGGACATGTGTGCAGCCATTGTTTATCCGGAAGTTGATGTACCGACCAAAGACGCAAGACAGATGATCCGTTCTAAAGTTTTACTGAAGGATGCGGTAAAGCAATGGGGAAATGTTGCAGGCCTGGTGACAGGTCTGTTTACCAGTGATTACGATTTGATTGGCCGCAGTATGGTAGATGTACTGGTTGAGCCGACCAGGTCAATCCTGATTCCTGATTTTTATAAAATGAGGAGTATTGCAATGGAAATGGGCGCAGTAAGTTTCGGGATTTCCGGTTCAGGACCTTCAGTTTTTGCCCTGACCAAAGATCAGGATACGGCACATTTAATTACCCGTGCACTGCAAAAACAATTGGAATCTATTCAGATTAACAGTCTTTCATTTGTATCACCGGTCAATAAAAAAGGCCCGGTTGTACTGGATTAA
- the thrC gene encoding threonine synthase — protein sequence MKLYSTNNHDLRIDFQTAVFNSMPQDKGLYMPVEIPVLDQEFLQHLDQYTLPEIAYKVASALLHDDIPENDLKAIIEDAINFEAPLHQLNEQTYVLELFHGPSLAFKDFGARFMSRIMAYFLKDGEALLDVLVATSGDTGGAVALGFLGVPNTRVTILYPKGKVSEIQELQLCSNGHNIRAIEIDGTFDDCQHLVKQAFADDELNAQMRLTSANSINIARLIPQTFYYFNTLAQLFRVGKREVVFSVPSGNFGNIAAGLLAYKMGLPVKQFIASTNVNDTVPRFLETGIYETRPSVQTYANAMDVGAPSNWVRIMALFNEQRENVQKMVKSYRYSDEQTVEAIAAIDQQYGYVACPHTAIAWLGIQEYQQNNPSAGDTFVFLSTAHPCKFPDIFDAELAAKISIPEQVSELKKKEKIATAMQADFNAFKTFLLKTNQD from the coding sequence ATGAAATTATACAGTACTAATAACCACGACCTGCGCATAGATTTTCAAACAGCTGTTTTCAATAGTATGCCACAGGATAAAGGCTTATATATGCCAGTTGAAATTCCTGTGCTTGATCAGGAATTTCTTCAGCATCTGGATCAGTATACACTGCCGGAAATTGCTTATAAAGTAGCTTCTGCATTACTGCATGATGATATTCCTGAAAATGATTTAAAAGCAATTATTGAAGATGCTATAAATTTCGAAGCACCTCTGCATCAGTTAAACGAACAGACTTATGTCCTTGAGTTATTTCATGGACCTTCATTAGCTTTTAAAGATTTCGGCGCAAGATTTATGAGCCGGATTATGGCTTACTTCCTGAAAGACGGCGAAGCTTTGCTGGATGTACTGGTGGCAACTTCCGGGGATACGGGAGGTGCGGTAGCCCTTGGTTTTCTTGGCGTACCTAATACCAGGGTGACCATCTTATATCCAAAAGGAAAGGTTAGTGAAATTCAGGAGTTACAGTTGTGCAGTAACGGTCACAATATCCGTGCAATTGAAATTGACGGTACTTTTGATGATTGCCAGCATCTGGTTAAACAGGCATTTGCCGATGATGAACTCAATGCACAGATGAGGTTGACTTCGGCCAATTCAATTAATATTGCAAGGCTGATTCCGCAAACTTTCTATTATTTTAATACACTGGCCCAGTTATTCAGGGTGGGAAAAAGAGAAGTGGTTTTTTCTGTACCCAGTGGTAATTTTGGAAATATTGCTGCAGGTTTATTAGCTTATAAAATGGGCTTGCCGGTAAAGCAGTTTATAGCTTCCACCAATGTGAATGATACTGTTCCCCGTTTTTTGGAAACCGGTATCTATGAAACAAGACCTTCAGTCCAAACCTATGCCAATGCAATGGATGTAGGTGCACCGAGCAACTGGGTAAGAATTATGGCATTATTCAATGAGCAGCGGGAAAATGTGCAGAAAATGGTGAAGAGCTACCGTTATTCAGATGAACAGACCGTTGAGGCAATAGCAGCTATTGATCAGCAATACGGTTATGTGGCTTGCCCGCATACGGCTATCGCCTGGCTGGGCATTCAGGAATATCAGCAAAACAATCCATCTGCTGGAGACACCTTTGTTTTCTTATCTACAGCGCATCCCTGTAAGTTCCCTGATATATTTGATGCAGAACTTGCAGCAAAGATCAGCATTCCTGAACAGGTCAGTGAATTGAAAAAGAAAGAGAAAATTGCTACGGCAATGCAAGCTGATTTCAATGCTTTCAAGACATTTTTACTGAAAACAAACCAGGATTAA